A DNA window from Mucilaginibacter xinganensis contains the following coding sequences:
- a CDS encoding glycosyltransferase family 117 protein, which yields MTKLYTSSLVQYKNINNMLGWLCFAIASTTYVLTLEPSVSFWDCGEFISCAYRLQVSHQPGYPLFAMLGKAFSLLSFGNNAKVPYFTNLMSALASGATIMFLFWTITALAKKLLNSKDGSAEGQQLYLIMGAGLVGALAFTYTDTFWFSAVETIVFALSSLCTAVVFWAILKWDAHADEAGADKWIVLIAYIVGLSIGIHLLNLLTIPAVAMVYYFRRYNNITLKSGLMAFLISIVILGLVQFGIRGYTIYFAAWADLFFVNTLGLGFGSGAAVFCLLLAGAIAAGIWYSIRSKKPMLNMVLLCLAFIYFGYSSFVYIPIRATANTDLNNSHPDNAFTLYSYLNRIQYGETPLLTGPYFDAKIIDQKDGGVIYQKGKTRYESAGRKSDYVYDHNTFLPRMWSTESDPYYAQNVQFYKQWLQLADGQSPTFADNMKWMFSWQMYQMYFRYFLWNFVGRYNEMGGQQSTEDLNGNWTSGIFDGSKHLPKSIKQGTNYAPLYALPFVLGLLGAAYHFKRKKRDALVIALLFFFTGIAIVLYVNQNSLQPRERDYSYVGSFYAFAIWIGLGVIALAEIARLKLNAKFAAIGSFAICMLAVPVLLAFKEWKGHDRSTKMIAHDMAYNFLISCPKNAILFTYGDNDTYSLWYDQEVEGIRPDVRIVCLSLFSGDWYIHQMQKKMNQSAPLPITLNFDKYKAGTRDVIYFNDAKIPGSVEVKDVFDFITSDDSRTKISYQSGDVLNYLPTKNFKLTINPDEVVKKGVVTPQQKDKLAGAMEWKFAGNYVTKDNLAMIDIMAHNNWDRPICFTTTMGPDNMFGLQPYLYKEGFVYHLIPFKNDTASAGFTKTNSLVMYDNVVNKFKFGNYKKAKYLDDVSLTQFYLTMEFTFSDLAQGLIKDGHRDLALNAIHKFDEQMPDINPDIDTATHKFFLAETAYNLGDKTLATKYVKGVAGFISDQLDYNYNLLKDNKPNIDHRTVQLGIQLLNSMADTTRDNNEMELSKQLQAQLKDYGKKFAVLMR from the coding sequence ATGACAAAACTTTACACATCATCCCTTGTGCAGTATAAAAATATAAACAACATGCTAGGTTGGCTGTGCTTTGCAATTGCTTCAACCACTTATGTCCTTACGTTAGAGCCATCCGTTAGCTTTTGGGATTGCGGCGAATTTATATCATGCGCCTATCGCTTACAGGTTTCGCACCAGCCGGGGTATCCTTTATTTGCCATGCTGGGTAAAGCGTTCTCCTTACTGTCGTTCGGCAACAATGCCAAAGTTCCGTATTTCACCAATTTAATGTCGGCGCTCGCAAGCGGCGCAACTATTATGTTTTTGTTTTGGACGATAACTGCACTGGCCAAAAAGCTGCTTAACAGCAAAGACGGGTCGGCCGAAGGTCAGCAGCTATACCTCATTATGGGGGCGGGGTTGGTTGGGGCGCTGGCCTTTACTTACACCGATACATTTTGGTTCTCCGCTGTTGAAACCATCGTATTTGCTTTATCATCATTGTGCACCGCAGTTGTTTTTTGGGCGATATTAAAGTGGGATGCGCATGCAGATGAAGCTGGTGCCGATAAATGGATTGTGCTGATTGCTTACATTGTGGGCCTTTCTATTGGTATCCACTTACTTAACTTGTTAACTATCCCAGCTGTTGCCATGGTGTATTATTTCCGCAGGTATAACAACATCACCCTTAAAAGCGGACTAATGGCTTTTTTAATAAGTATTGTTATACTTGGCCTGGTCCAGTTCGGTATAAGGGGATACACTATTTATTTTGCAGCCTGGGCCGACCTCTTTTTTGTAAATACTCTTGGCCTCGGCTTTGGTAGCGGCGCGGCCGTATTTTGTTTGTTATTAGCTGGTGCTATTGCAGCGGGGATCTGGTACAGCATTCGCAGTAAAAAGCCAATGCTAAACATGGTGCTTTTATGCCTGGCCTTCATTTATTTCGGCTATAGTTCATTTGTTTATATACCCATAAGAGCTACCGCCAATACCGATCTGAATAATTCCCATCCTGACAATGCCTTTACCCTGTACAGCTACCTGAACCGCATTCAATACGGAGAAACCCCTTTGTTGACAGGGCCTTATTTTGATGCTAAGATTATTGATCAGAAGGATGGCGGCGTCATTTATCAAAAGGGCAAAACCAGGTATGAAAGTGCCGGCCGAAAATCAGATTATGTGTATGATCATAATACCTTTTTGCCGCGTATGTGGAGTACGGAGTCAGACCCGTATTATGCACAAAATGTACAATTCTATAAGCAATGGCTGCAACTGGCCGATGGGCAATCGCCCACGTTTGCAGACAATATGAAATGGATGTTCAGCTGGCAGATGTACCAGATGTATTTCCGGTACTTTTTGTGGAATTTTGTTGGTCGTTACAATGAAATGGGAGGGCAGCAAAGCACCGAAGATTTAAACGGTAACTGGACAAGCGGTATTTTTGATGGTAGCAAACATCTCCCCAAATCAATAAAGCAGGGAACAAACTATGCACCTTTGTATGCGCTGCCATTTGTATTGGGTTTGTTGGGTGCAGCCTATCATTTTAAACGTAAAAAACGAGATGCCCTGGTCATTGCCTTACTTTTCTTTTTTACGGGAATAGCAATAGTATTATATGTCAATCAAAATTCGCTGCAACCCCGGGAACGGGATTATTCTTACGTGGGTTCATTTTATGCCTTTGCGATCTGGATAGGGTTGGGGGTAATTGCCCTGGCCGAAATTGCCCGTTTAAAGCTGAATGCAAAGTTTGCTGCAATCGGCTCCTTTGCCATATGTATGCTCGCTGTACCTGTTTTGCTGGCTTTTAAAGAGTGGAAGGGGCATGACAGGTCGACAAAAATGATCGCGCATGACATGGCATATAACTTTTTAATCTCATGTCCCAAAAATGCTATCCTGTTTACTTATGGCGATAATGATACTTACTCGCTATGGTACGACCAGGAAGTTGAAGGCATCAGGCCGGATGTGCGCATTGTATGTTTGAGTTTGTTTAGCGGCGACTGGTACATTCACCAGATGCAGAAAAAAATGAACCAATCTGCGCCGCTGCCCATCACGCTTAACTTTGACAAGTATAAAGCAGGAACCCGCGATGTCATCTACTTTAACGATGCCAAAATACCCGGATCTGTAGAGGTGAAGGATGTATTCGATTTTATAACATCTGATGATAGTCGCACCAAAATAAGTTACCAAAGCGGCGATGTGTTAAACTATTTGCCAACCAAAAACTTTAAGCTCACCATTAATCCGGATGAGGTGGTAAAAAAAGGGGTGGTTACCCCGCAGCAAAAGGATAAACTTGCCGGCGCTATGGAATGGAAATTTGCGGGCAACTACGTTACAAAAGATAACCTGGCCATGATTGATATAATGGCACACAACAATTGGGACAGGCCAATATGTTTTACCACAACTATGGGACCCGATAACATGTTTGGCTTGCAACCTTACCTTTACAAAGAAGGCTTTGTGTATCACCTCATCCCATTTAAAAACGATACGGCGTCGGCAGGGTTCACTAAAACCAATAGCCTGGTGATGTACGATAATGTTGTGAATAAATTCAAATTCGGTAATTATAAAAAGGCTAAATATTTGGACGACGTATCATTAACCCAATTCTATTTAACCATGGAATTTACTTTTAGCGACCTGGCCCAGGGGCTGATCAAAGACGGGCACCGTGACCTGGCTTTAAATGCCATCCATAAATTTGATGAGCAAATGCCGGATATTAATCCAGACATTGATACTGCTACCCATAAATTCTTCCTTGCGGAAACTGCATATAATCTTGGGGATAAAACGCTGGCTACAAAATATGTAAAAGGCGTTGCAGGCTTTATTTCAGATCAGCTGGATTATAATTATAATCTTCTGAAAGACAATAAGCCGAATATCGACCATCGTACCGTTCAGCTTGGTATTCAGCTGTTAAATAGTATGGCCGATACCACACGTGATAACAATGAAATGGAATTGAGCAAACAATTGCAGGCCCAACTTAAGGATTACGGCAAGAAATTTGCTGTATTAATGCGGTAA
- a CDS encoding TapB family protein produces the protein MKKLIITMVSLVTVLTIGYAQTCDQFINSGNGKKFVYANLDAKGNNQGSVSYSSVKKDASTLTYHNEVADKNGKTIGTGDFDMTCSGTAIKIDMKSFIPASSSKQFSNMQFEGDGKYLTYPLNLKVGDKLEDGSAVISVMNNGSKFSEMQINMTKRTVENSETVKTDAGTFDCFKITYDSYFKAKIMGIGIPINMKVIEWFAPKLGRFVKSETYRKEKLAGSMVLQSVN, from the coding sequence ATGAAAAAGTTAATTATCACAATGGTAAGCCTGGTTACGGTACTAACTATTGGCTATGCCCAAACCTGCGATCAGTTTATCAATTCCGGTAACGGTAAGAAATTTGTTTATGCCAACTTAGATGCTAAAGGTAATAACCAGGGCTCTGTCAGCTATTCCTCAGTAAAAAAAGACGCGTCAACCCTTACTTATCACAACGAGGTGGCTGATAAAAACGGGAAGACAATAGGCACCGGCGATTTTGACATGACCTGCAGCGGCACGGCCATCAAAATAGATATGAAGTCATTTATCCCGGCATCCTCATCAAAACAATTCAGTAATATGCAGTTTGAAGGCGACGGTAAATACCTGACCTATCCGCTTAATTTGAAGGTTGGCGATAAGTTGGAAGACGGATCGGCAGTAATTTCGGTAATGAACAATGGAAGTAAATTTTCCGAAATGCAAATCAATATGACCAAAAGAACGGTTGAAAACAGCGAAACGGTAAAAACCGATGCGGGCACCTTTGATTGTTTTAAGATAACCTACGATTCGTATTTTAAAGCTAAAATTATGGGGATAGGTATCCCAATCAATATGAAAGTAATAGAATGGTTTGCGCCAAAGCTGGGGCGCTTTGTAAAATCAGAAACGTACAGAAAAGAGAAACTTGCAGGCAGTATGGTGCTTCAATCAGTAAACTGA
- the cysS gene encoding cysteine--tRNA ligase yields MEQNLFVYNTLTRKKEKFEPLHAPHVGMYVCGPTVYSDVHLGNCRTYISFDLIFRYLTHLGYKVRYVRNVTDAGHLEGDGGDQGEDKISKKAKLAHLEPMEIVQKYTVGFHDVMNVFNILPPSIEPTATGHIIEQIEMVKAIMDKGYAYEVNGSIYFDVEKYNKTQDYGILNGRNLEDLLNNTRTLGGQEEKHGKLDFALWIKAKPEHLMKWPSPWGVGFPGWHLECSAMSNKYLGEQFDIHGGGIDLAPTHHTNEIAQNVAACGKNPANYWLHTNMLTVNGQKMSKSLGNSFLPHELFSGENSILKKGYSPMTVRFFMLQANYRSTLDFGNDAMEASEKGFKRLMNAFSLVDGLKVSAITEVEIQPLLERCYAAMNDDFNSPVLIAELFEASRIINSVHDGKLKIDAANLQMLKNLMNTFVLDILGLKSEQAANDDLPKVLNLVVTLRNEAKANHDYATSDKIRNGLQQIGFQLNDSKEGTNWSKI; encoded by the coding sequence ATGGAACAAAATTTGTTTGTTTACAACACCTTAACACGCAAAAAAGAAAAATTCGAACCGCTGCACGCGCCCCATGTAGGCATGTATGTTTGCGGGCCTACCGTTTATAGCGATGTACACCTGGGCAATTGCCGTACCTATATCTCTTTCGACCTGATATTTCGTTACCTTACTCACCTGGGTTATAAAGTGCGTTATGTGCGCAATGTTACCGACGCTGGGCATTTGGAAGGCGATGGCGGCGATCAGGGCGAAGATAAGATCTCGAAAAAAGCAAAACTTGCCCATTTGGAGCCCATGGAAATTGTACAAAAGTACACAGTAGGTTTTCACGACGTAATGAACGTGTTTAACATTCTTCCGCCCAGTATAGAGCCCACTGCAACCGGCCATATTATTGAGCAAATAGAGATGGTAAAGGCCATTATGGATAAGGGCTACGCCTATGAAGTTAACGGTTCAATATATTTTGACGTTGAAAAATATAATAAAACCCAGGATTATGGCATTTTGAATGGCCGTAACCTGGAAGATTTGTTAAATAATACCCGCACACTTGGCGGACAGGAAGAAAAGCACGGTAAGCTTGATTTTGCCCTGTGGATAAAAGCAAAACCTGAACACCTGATGAAATGGCCTTCGCCATGGGGTGTTGGCTTTCCGGGCTGGCACCTGGAGTGCTCTGCAATGAGCAATAAATACCTGGGCGAGCAATTTGACATTCATGGCGGCGGTATTGACCTGGCGCCAACACACCACACCAACGAGATTGCGCAAAACGTAGCAGCTTGTGGTAAAAACCCTGCAAATTATTGGCTGCACACCAATATGCTCACGGTAAATGGCCAAAAGATGTCAAAATCTTTAGGCAACAGCTTTTTACCTCATGAACTTTTTTCGGGCGAAAATTCAATCTTAAAAAAAGGTTACAGCCCTATGACGGTGCGGTTTTTTATGTTACAGGCTAATTATCGCAGCACGCTCGATTTTGGAAACGATGCTATGGAAGCTTCTGAAAAGGGATTTAAGCGCTTAATGAATGCTTTTAGCCTGGTTGACGGATTAAAAGTTTCTGCCATTACCGAAGTTGAAATACAGCCATTGCTTGAGCGTTGCTATGCTGCTATGAACGATGATTTTAATAGCCCGGTATTAATTGCCGAGCTTTTTGAAGCCAGCCGGATCATTAACTCTGTACATGACGGTAAACTGAAAATTGACGCAGCTAACCTGCAAATGTTAAAAAATTTGATGAATACTTTTGTGCTTGATATATTGGGCCTTAAAAGCGAACAGGCAGCAAATGACGACCTGCCGAAAGTACTAAACCTGGTTGTTACCTTACGGAACGAAGCCAAAGCAAACCATGATTACGCAACATCAGATAAGATAAGGAATGGCTTACAGCAGATAGGCTTTCAGTTAAATGATAGCAAAGAAGGTACCAACTGGAGTAAAATTTAA
- a CDS encoding isopenicillin N synthase family dioxygenase → MINIPRLDLNLYTEGTSGERKQFSDEIGKAFNETGFVTITNHGLDKQLIDKLYEDITALFALPDEVKLKYEIPGLAGQRGYTGKQKETAKGFTAPDLKEFWQIGQTVTDDESLKAEYPDNLTVGELPSFNETTLQVYKKLEWIGQHLLQAIAVYLNLPESYFDGKVHNGNSILRTLHYFPITNPDALPDDAVRAGAHEDINLITLLIGASADGLEVLTRDNDWFPVKAHGEDLVVNVGDMLQRLTNNQLKSTTHRVVNPPRELMKNSRYSVPFFLHPKADMSLACLPQCIDATHPKQYEDITAGAYLDERLREIGLKK, encoded by the coding sequence ATGATAAACATTCCGAGACTTGATCTGAATTTATATACGGAAGGAACCAGTGGGGAACGAAAACAATTTTCGGACGAAATAGGTAAGGCATTTAACGAAACAGGCTTTGTAACTATCACTAACCATGGTTTGGATAAACAGCTGATAGATAAATTATATGAAGATATAACGGCACTTTTTGCATTACCTGACGAGGTAAAGTTAAAGTACGAGATCCCGGGCCTTGCAGGCCAGCGCGGCTATACCGGTAAACAAAAGGAAACCGCTAAAGGCTTCACGGCACCTGATTTAAAGGAGTTTTGGCAGATTGGACAAACAGTAACCGATGATGAAAGCCTTAAGGCAGAATACCCTGATAATTTAACTGTTGGAGAGTTGCCGTCATTTAATGAAACCACTTTGCAGGTCTATAAAAAGCTGGAATGGATCGGTCAGCATTTATTACAGGCAATAGCCGTATATTTAAACCTGCCGGAAAGTTACTTCGATGGTAAAGTGCATAACGGGAATTCCATACTACGTACGCTGCATTATTTCCCTATTACCAACCCTGATGCTTTGCCTGATGATGCGGTACGTGCCGGTGCACACGAGGATATTAACCTGATCACCCTGTTAATTGGTGCCAGCGCTGATGGGCTGGAGGTGCTTACCCGTGATAATGACTGGTTTCCGGTAAAGGCTCATGGCGAAGATTTGGTTGTTAACGTTGGCGATATGCTGCAACGGTTAACTAACAATCAACTTAAATCAACTACGCACCGCGTAGTAAACCCGCCGCGCGAGCTGATGAAAAATTCGCGTTATTCGGTACCTTTCTTCCTGCATCCCAAAGCGGATATGAGCTTGGCCTGCCTTCCACAATGCATAGATGCAACCCACCCCAAACAATATGAAGATATTACGGCCGGAGCCTATTTAGATGAACGACTGAGGGAAATTGGCTTGAAGAAATAA
- a CDS encoding DUF6600 domain-containing protein has product MRTLNKLWGTGLLALLLLAVSPKQSKAQGDEYISDQEFYDDLEPDGTWISDPQYGNVWVPNAEEGFRPYATRGHWVMTDYGNTWVSDYRWGWATFHYGRWRYDDYYGWEWIPGHTWAPAWVSWRHGGGYYGWAPLQPGISINISLGGGYHVPDNYWVCAPQEYINRPNIYNYYVAPQRSVTIIRNTTIINNTYVNNNVTYIAGPRRDDVRRYTRQEVPVYKINNDRRPGAVRVENNTLNIYRPAVNRTPNAQPARVVDANAYRQQNPNQAIAHRGNGAPAYNRVNAGRLAQAARDPRPDNKVVRVNPVPNRQAPPAGRPAVNPGQQRQEQQVQQRQQPVQQRQQQEQQRQQPIQQRQQQEQQRQQPVQQRQQQEQQRQQPIQQRQQQEQQRQQQQAQQRQQQQAQQVQQRQQQQAQQRQQQQAQQVQQRQQQQAQQRQQQQEQQVQQRQQQQAQQRQQQEQQVQQRQQQQAQQRQQQQAQQVQQRQQQQAQQHQQQQQHRPNHE; this is encoded by the coding sequence ATGAGAACATTAAATAAATTGTGGGGAACAGGCTTATTAGCCTTGTTACTTTTAGCAGTGTCCCCAAAACAAAGCAAGGCGCAGGGAGACGAATATATTTCAGACCAGGAATTTTATGATGACCTGGAGCCCGATGGTACCTGGATCAGCGATCCGCAATATGGCAATGTATGGGTTCCTAATGCCGAAGAAGGCTTCAGGCCTTATGCAACCCGCGGCCATTGGGTTATGACCGACTATGGGAACACATGGGTATCTGATTACCGTTGGGGATGGGCCACTTTCCATTATGGCCGCTGGCGCTATGACGATTATTATGGATGGGAATGGATCCCGGGTCATACCTGGGCTCCAGCCTGGGTTAGCTGGAGACATGGTGGCGGCTATTATGGATGGGCACCTTTGCAACCGGGCATCAGCATAAATATATCTCTTGGTGGCGGATACCACGTGCCCGATAATTACTGGGTTTGCGCACCGCAGGAATACATAAACAGGCCAAATATTTATAATTATTATGTAGCGCCACAGAGATCAGTTACCATAATACGCAACACTACCATTATTAACAACACATACGTTAACAATAATGTAACTTATATTGCCGGCCCACGCAGAGACGATGTAAGGCGCTATACCCGCCAGGAAGTACCTGTGTACAAAATAAACAATGACAGAAGGCCCGGCGCTGTACGGGTTGAAAACAACACATTGAATATATACAGGCCTGCAGTAAACAGGACGCCAAACGCCCAGCCTGCAAGGGTTGTTGATGCCAATGCTTACAGGCAGCAAAACCCTAACCAGGCAATAGCACACAGGGGTAATGGCGCACCAGCCTACAATCGAGTTAACGCAGGACGCCTGGCGCAAGCTGCTAGAGACCCAAGACCTGATAATAAAGTTGTGCGCGTTAACCCGGTACCTAACCGACAGGCACCGCCTGCTGGCAGACCGGCTGTTAACCCCGGACAGCAACGCCAGGAGCAACAGGTTCAACAACGTCAGCAGCCGGTACAACAACGCCAGCAGCAGGAGCAACAGCGTCAGCAGCCGATACAACAACGCCAGCAGCAGGAGCAACAGCGTCAGCAGCCGGTACAACAACGCCAGCAGCAGGAGCAACAGCGTCAGCAGCCGATACAACAACGCCAGCAGCAGGAGCAACAGCGTCAGCAGCAGCAAGCACAACAGCGCCAGCAGCAACAAGCTCAACAGGTTCAACAACGTCAGCAGCAGCAAGCACAACAGCGCCAGCAGCAACAAGCTCAACAGGTTCAACAACGTCAGCAGCAGCAAGCACAACAGCGCCAGCAGCAGCAGGAACAACAGGTTCAACAACGTCAGCAGCAGCAAGCACAACAGCGCCAGCAGCAGGAACAACAGGTTCAACAACGTCAGCAGCAGCAAGCGCAACAGCGCCAGCAGCAACAAGCTCAACAGGTACAGCAACGCCAGCAGCAGCAAGCACAACAGCACCAGCAGCAGCAACAGCATCGCCCTAATCACGAATAA
- a CDS encoding thioredoxin family protein, with protein sequence MKYLFKSALFKNALQLVLVAGLAFTGTYHHPAIIADKNPSHIVFIEDSWDEALKQAAKQNKYIFVDAYATWCGPCKMLKARTFTDDKVAEFYNSNFVNVSIDMEKGRGPELARAWQLRAYPTLIIFDKKGKPVLGTVGFISASELLRFGHEALRK encoded by the coding sequence ATGAAATATCTTTTTAAATCGGCACTTTTTAAAAATGCATTGCAGCTGGTGCTGGTAGCCGGATTAGCTTTTACAGGCACTTACCATCATCCTGCTATTATAGCAGATAAAAACCCGTCGCATATTGTTTTTATTGAAGACTCATGGGATGAGGCGTTAAAACAAGCTGCAAAGCAAAACAAATATATTTTTGTTGATGCCTACGCTACCTGGTGCGGACCCTGTAAAATGCTTAAGGCGCGAACTTTCACAGATGATAAAGTTGCTGAGTTTTACAACAGCAATTTTGTAAATGTTTCTATTGATATGGAGAAAGGCAGGGGGCCAGAGCTGGCCAGGGCCTGGCAATTGCGCGCCTACCCTACCCTTATTATATTTGATAAAAAAGGAAAGCCGGTTTTAGGAACGGTAGGTTTTATAAGTGCAAGCGAGCTGCTAAGATTCGGCCATGAAGCGCTGCGCAAATAA
- a CDS encoding ferritin-like domain-containing protein has product MNLINIIEQLETVDPEIAERMSPRRAAIKNITSFGSKVAIAALPMAFATVFKKAYGAAAPAAVSDVLNFALTLEYLESYFYNQGAAASGLIPNNNSGYVAEIQSDENQHVAFLKSVLGTAAVSMPAFDLTAGGAFPTVLSNYDTFLAVANVFEDTGVRAYKGQAPNLLGNQVVLGAALSIHAVEARHASVIRQIRASRGVDIAPWITGNAGLSNDTGIGAAVDASYAGENNVMQGGVDVTKLPSIYGNSTAYGVAVEAFDEPLSMAAVLAIVKPFFK; this is encoded by the coding sequence ATGAATTTAATTAATATTATAGAACAATTAGAAACCGTTGATCCCGAAATAGCCGAACGCATGAGTCCGCGTCGCGCTGCGATCAAAAATATAACAAGCTTTGGTTCAAAAGTAGCTATTGCTGCGTTGCCAATGGCATTTGCAACCGTGTTTAAAAAGGCTTATGGCGCAGCTGCTCCGGCAGCAGTGAGCGATGTTTTAAACTTTGCTTTAACGCTTGAATACCTCGAGTCTTATTTCTACAACCAGGGGGCTGCGGCTTCAGGGTTAATCCCCAATAATAATTCAGGTTATGTGGCAGAGATCCAAAGTGATGAGAACCAGCACGTGGCGTTTTTGAAATCTGTTTTGGGAACGGCCGCAGTTTCCATGCCTGCTTTTGATTTAACTGCGGGCGGGGCGTTCCCAACCGTATTGTCAAATTACGATACATTTTTGGCAGTTGCCAATGTGTTTGAAGATACTGGTGTACGCGCCTACAAGGGGCAGGCACCAAATTTACTCGGTAATCAGGTGGTTTTGGGTGCCGCGCTTTCTATTCATGCAGTTGAGGCCCGCCACGCATCGGTTATCCGCCAGATACGCGCATCCCGCGGAGTTGACATCGCTCCCTGGATAACCGGAAACGCAGGCCTGTCAAACGATACCGGTATCGGCGCTGCAGTTGATGCAAGCTATGCAGGTGAAAACAATGTAATGCAGGGCGGTGTTGATGTAACCAAGTTACCTTCAATATATGGTAATTCTACCGCATATGGCGTTGCGGTTGAAGCATTTGATGAGCCATTAAGCATGGCTGCTGTTTTGGCTATTGTAAAACCGTTCTTTAAATAA
- a CDS encoding ferritin-like domain-containing protein has protein sequence MKTEELKNVDSANMPRRSFLRYAGVGAASVGLLATAGCQKDHIKTYNGVDIGSGDTGILNYAYALEQLEAAFYSAVVANPYTGMSDHEKKLLTSIRDHEILHREFFKAALGSSAIIGLTVDFSSLDFKNRIQILATAKAFEDLGVSAYGGAGYLITNPDYLTIAGKIVSVEARHAALIREMISPGSFAGSDVVDSNGLNQSNEIKVVLPIANTFLKTKVSASNFGYKA, from the coding sequence ATGAAAACAGAAGAACTAAAAAACGTAGATAGCGCAAACATGCCCAGGCGGTCATTTTTACGCTATGCCGGTGTAGGCGCTGCTTCCGTTGGCCTTTTGGCTACGGCAGGCTGCCAAAAAGACCACATCAAAACTTATAATGGTGTTGATATTGGTTCGGGTGATACCGGGATCCTTAATTACGCTTACGCGCTGGAACAACTGGAAGCTGCATTTTACTCTGCTGTGGTGGCAAATCCCTACACAGGAATGTCTGATCACGAAAAAAAATTACTGACGTCAATCCGCGATCATGAAATTTTACACAGGGAATTTTTTAAAGCAGCCTTAGGATCGAGTGCGATAATAGGGTTAACTGTTGACTTTAGTTCCCTTGATTTTAAAAACCGCATCCAGATTCTGGCTACAGCTAAGGCATTCGAGGATTTGGGCGTTAGTGCTTATGGTGGTGCAGGCTACCTGATCACTAACCCGGATTATTTAACAATAGCCGGTAAAATTGTATCGGTAGAAGCAAGGCACGCCGCCCTGATCCGTGAAATGATCAGCCCGGGAAGTTTTGCCGGCAGCGATGTGGTTGACAGTAATGGACTAAACCAATCTAACGAGATTAAGGTTGTTTTACCTATTGCCAACACCTTCCTGAAAACTAAAGTGAGTGCGTCTAATTTTGGATATAAAGCCTAA
- a CDS encoding LytR/AlgR family response regulator transcription factor gives MINCVIIDDEPLAREGLASYVRTVDFLNLSGVCENPLELLPLIDRGAADLIFLDIQMPKMNGIEFLKILQKPPMVIVTTAYPSFALEGFQLNVLDYLLKPITFERFFKAAAKAKDYHKLLTGNPAKQAEDYFFIKCASKYEKIFFDDILYIEGMQNYVMIYSTKGKYMTMLSLKSLEEKLPEGNFIRAHKSFLAAIVKIDGIEGGELFIGNSRIPISRSYREKVIERVVSKRLWDNR, from the coding sequence ATGATCAATTGCGTAATTATAGATGATGAGCCGTTAGCGCGGGAGGGGTTGGCCAGCTATGTAAGGACGGTAGATTTCCTTAACCTCAGCGGTGTGTGCGAAAACCCGCTTGAACTACTGCCGCTAATTGATCGCGGAGCGGCTGATCTGATCTTTCTCGATATCCAGATGCCCAAAATGAATGGTATCGAGTTCCTGAAAATCCTGCAAAAACCGCCGATGGTGATTGTCACTACCGCTTATCCATCATTTGCCCTCGAGGGCTTTCAGTTAAACGTACTGGATTATTTACTAAAACCTATCACCTTCGAACGTTTTTTTAAAGCAGCGGCCAAAGCCAAAGACTATCATAAGTTATTAACCGGTAATCCGGCAAAACAAGCTGAAGATTACTTCTTCATCAAGTGTGCCAGCAAGTATGAAAAGATATTTTTCGACGATATCCTATATATTGAGGGAATGCAAAACTACGTGATGATCTACTCCACTAAAGGTAAATATATGACCATGCTTTCGCTGAAAAGCCTGGAGGAAAAATTGCCGGAAGGAAACTTTATCCGTGCGCATAAATCCTTCCTGGCTGCCATTGTCAAAATTGATGGCATTGAAGGCGGAGAATTATTTATTGGTAATAGCCGCATTCCAATTAGTAGAAGCTATCGCGAAAAAGTAATAGAACGTGTTGTTTCTAAAAGGCTTTGGGATAACAGGTAA